Below is a genomic region from Medicago truncatula cultivar Jemalong A17 chromosome 3, MtrunA17r5.0-ANR, whole genome shotgun sequence.
ttctttgagCTTGAAGTAAATGTAACTTTGTTTGCTTTTAAACTCTTGTGCATGAGATTTGAAAATCTATAACATGTTTAGAGTGAACTTGTATAATATCAATTTATGTTTATCAATTTTCCACAAGTAAAGCAAAGCCTTATAATAGTTCAGTTAGTATATGGATTAAGCATTATAGATTCCCACAAGATTGATTGGGGGACACAAGTGGGCATTGTAATCATTTATAATCTGTTCTGTTTTGAGGTTGCAAAATGCAAAAcctcttttgattttaattgtgGTTGCATAATGCAAAACCCCTTTGGATTTTAATCCTGAACAATTGACAAGCTCATTTATAACATTTGCTGAAATTCAACTTTTATTTAGAAGAATGTGGTAGTAACATGCATTGATTTCATCATGGCTATTTTGGTCATAGAGTGCCTGTTCCCATGTTAGGATGAAGTCTTTTAAGAGTTTAAGTTCTTAGATGAAGACATGAATAGTTTTACAATATGTGTAGCTTTGATATGAAATTCGTTAGGACTTCACTTATGCACATGACATCTGTTCATTACTGAAATGGCTACATCAAGAATTTACGACGGAATTTATGGTTGGGGGCATATAGGTCATGATAAGGGCATGGAAAATCTATGACTACATCAATCAAATTGACCTGGTTTGTATTGGTTCTGCTTCTGTTTGATTGAAAAACATATAGGTCTGAATCGTGGATAGATCTGGATCTGAGTTGTTACTTAAACTGAAGCTAGAGGTTTATATGATTTGCATTATTACCTTTCTTTTATAATTGTATTATGTCCTTTCAGCTAATTACGGTTAGCATAGTTGGCAATACTAGACATTATTATCACCATATCCTTTcagttcaatttttatatacCCAAAAAGGAAAACCACAACTGTTTTGGCGGCAAGTCTTTTCATGTAGCCATGCAATTACCTCATTTGATTTCCCTTAAGGGAGTCCGATGAAATTGTTGTGATATTTTCTTCTGAGATAAGTGATGTTCTGATGTatatttgtttagtttttaaCTATAATGTTTAATTAATAACTGTTTTGAGgtttagagatttttttagGTGTGATATGTTATATGTACTTGTTGTTAATGGTAATGCTTTATTTTTGTGCAGTGTAACATGCATCCTTCATTGGGCCACATACAGTCAGAAAGTTACCCGCCCTCAGTGCAAACATCCATTTGAGTTCCTAACTGTTATCGCACATTTGATGAAAGGTAATATTacttttcattttggtttttatATCTGATTCAGTTCATGCTACTGCTTTTTGAAATGTTAATCAAAGGAAGTTGAGCTAGTCATCTTGTTAAATTGCAAAGGAATTGGTCGAAGAGCATTATAGGAGATACCTGATGGATTGGACCTAAATTCTGTTTTGGAAACACCTGGGCTATTAATGTTTGGTTGAAGTTAGATTACAAAGGGAGACTGCTTGAATTCCTTTTTTTGCCAattcaataatttatatttttttaaattggtttgGACTCCCAAAAGTGTTCCGAATAATTAGATAATTGCAATCTTGTTTTAGACGTTTAACAGTtgtgtttttgtcaaaattatcaGCTCTGTCAATTATGTTCAATAAAATAGTACCTTCTGCGTGAACACGAACTTTTGAAGTAATAGAAAGCAattcaaacaaataataaagttaAACTACTTAGTTTGTTGTCCTAATTATACAACTTTATAGGTTAAGTTTTGCATTAGTTTCTTTTTGACAATTCAATTTCTCTTTGACAATAATTTAAATGCATGCTTagtttagagaagtggcttaaATTGTGTGTGCTAAATGCTAGACTTTTTACGCTTGACAGTATTCAAGATTGAGGAAAGTGTTCGCCTACTACTTTGAGCCAAGTGGTTCAAGCCTTTAACTGTTGAAGAGTGTTCGATTGATTAAAGATatcaatgaagaaaaagaagaccaCTATTATAAATATGAAGAAGCTAATGGTGATCTAGATGATGAGATTTACTATGCTGGTTCGGCTAGTGTTTGGATTGGCAACAGTAGCTTGGGAGACAACACTTATGCTGGTTCCAGGACTCAGGAGCAAGTTTATCATGCGAGCCAAAAAAGAAAGACCAAAAGCATTCAAAACGTATGACAGGGAGACGAGGGAAGAAGGCACTGAAAAGGGAAGCAGCTGAAGCAAAACAGCAGCAATATTTGGCAAGGTTTAATAGGAACTGATTCTAATTTAATTCATTCAACCGAAGAATCCTTCCTtgaagttaaatatttttttttctttatttacattttcttacatatttttttttacttgtacaATGTTTCTGTGCTATGTGAAGCATGTGATAGAATGTGGGGAAGCTGTTTTAGAATAATGGCTTTGTTGGTGGAATCCTTAACTCACGGTGTCATTGCACAATTTAGGCTTTCAATAAGGTGTCAATGCATCTCTAAGCTGTACATAATGTCCTTGTGATGACTTAAGAATTGTACAGATTtaattttgttggttttattgaaagaaaaataggCTGTAAAAACTTGATTCTTAAAGAAAAACTGTTCTTATAATGTTGATTAATAACAGTTTTTATATCTAAGAATGTACATAAACAGTGAGATAAGTGCTTGTTTGGTAACACAGTGGGTTTGCGGAAACCAGTGTGAGCCACCATGAGTTTGTAAAAGATAAAATGGTTGCTCACTGTGATTTCGGAAAATTCACCTTGATACACTAAATGGGTTGCATCCCTTATTTTTTTGGCGTGCTTCACGCAGTTGTTGTTCTTGGCCATAGAAAAATGATCCAGCGGTTCAGATTTGTTCTGCTAGTTTTCATACGGTTCAGATGTCTTACAGCATCTTGCTGGTACAGCAGGAAAACTGCTTCCATTTTCCACGCTAACTGCAGAGACTAATTCCTTAAGTTTTGTGGGATCCAAATGGGCGACAAGCTCTTACTTAGAGTTTTAATGCTGCTGCTTACCCATGATGGATTTGAACCCATGATCTTGGCTAAGCTAGAAGAGACACACGCCATCTTCTCTAAGCGCTCttgggttttatttttctttacaagtCGATTGCGAACTTGTTGCCAAAATCAATGCTGATATTAGAAAATAGTTGAATAttagttgtattttttattaagtgGTTCAAAATAATCCTCGAGTATATTATTTAGAAACTACTTGAATACAATATTCACAAATTCTGCAAAATATTTGACACTTGCAAACATGTTTGATCATCAAACTCCTCAACAATGCTCAAGCTAGCCCAACATATTGAATTGTCAATTCATTTTTAAACAATTGAAGGGACAAACCCAAACCAAACTTAAAAGACTGATATTTTGAATATACTTCATTGTTGTTATCAACATAGTCAATAATGCATCTCTGACATTATCAAtttaatatcattatttttaatagacTCCCTTGCATATACTAATGGAATGACGAATTTAACTAACATTTTACAATTCAAATAACCATTTTAAGATGTATATAATATTGAAGACTAGGTTAATACAATCCTACCAGGGATCAAAttgaatattcattcattcttcctTGTTTCTACTTTAAGTTAAGCACTATAtgataaattaaaacataatgaaaagTTAATCGAAGTAAAAAACACATATTGTTTCTACGTTTCCATCATGGAAAGTGGACTAAAGTTGTCAAAGTGGTCCTCCAATACATACCAATACCCTTAGTGGTTGGAGCAAGTGAGTAATTGAATCTAAAAGCTACACATTGTCAAGCAAAGCAAATAAAGGAAAACCTTCCATTACAGCCCACCCAATAGAAGAATTTGGATTATCTAGAAAGCAGGTTTTCCACGTACACACAATCAGCCACATTGATGCTCATTGGATCGAGATCGGACAATatagattttaaatttgatttttttgatttagttttaaaaaaataatccttGAAATCTATATTGCTAAATCTTGATCCAACGATTATCGATGTAGCTAATTATGTTAATGTGAGAACCTACCACTACATGGAATTTGAATTTCCAATAGAAAGagtaaaatcaataaaaaaaaaaggttaaaatatggttttgatccctgcaaatatgccttattttggttttagtccctgtaatttttttttgttgtttttggtccctgaaaatatgtctcgttttggttttggtccctggctccacttttgtgatgatttgcacacgtgacacatgatgactgaatccatttattagaaaaatagtccctccaaatttttatttatttttttttttttgaggggaaaccctccaaaatcttttgatttttgaaaaagtccctgcaaaatattttacttttgaaaatagtctctccactattttcaaaagtaaaatattttgcaaggaccaaaaacaacaaaaaaaatttacagggactaaaaccaaaacgaaacatatttgcagggaccaaaaccatattttagaaagaaaaaaaaaagtggcatACAACTAACCAattaaatcatcttaattttccCACTTCATTTTCATGCTTAATCCTTCATTTCTCCACCTACTTCACCACCACAAGTTCCTTAACCATCACTCTATTTCCATCATAGAAACAAACTTCATAGATTCATTTAACAAAGCTTCTTAGTTTAGAATGAATTCATTCAATCAGAGTCATCAAAGTAGCACCTTCAGGTACAATCCAAACTCAAACAAGATGAACCATTtagatgataatgataatgatgatgatgttgagtTTTCAGGTTTTCTGGATATATATGTTCATCATGCTAAGAATATTCATAACATATGCATATATGATAATCAAGATGTGTATGCAAAATTCTCTCTTACTTACAACCCTGATGAAACGCTCTCTACAAGAATCATCAATAAAGGTggaaaaaatccaattttcaatcaaaatttaagGGTGAAGATTGTTCAAATTGATGCTGTTTTAAAATGTGAGATTTGGATGTTTAGTAGGTCAAGAAATCACTTAGAAGATCAACTTTTAGGGTTTGCTTTGGTTCCGATTTCTGAAGTTTTTGGTAAAGGAAAAGTAACTGAAGATTATAGTCTTTCTTCCACTGATCTTTTTCATTCTCCAGCTGGAACTGTTCAATTAACTCTTTCATTAGATACATCTTTTCCAATCAATTCGACTTTGAGTTCAAAACCACAATCGGGTACTAATTCATCGATATCTTCTGAAGTTGTTTTGCTTGATCCAATTGAGTATTCTAGAATTGAATTTCCTGATATCAATGTGGCTAATGAGAATCAAAAAATGGTTTGTGAGTACTTCAATTTGGAATCTTATGGTTCTATTTCAAGGCCTAATTCAATAGGATCGTTGCCGTTTCTTCAACTTAGTGGTTCTCATCAAGATGTTGATTGTGAAATGACTATGAATTCGTCAGGTGAGAATCATGAGTCCATTTCTAGGCTTTCAAGCTCTACTACTACAAGCTTAAGCGATGATAGAAACACGAACGGTTCTGTTGTGATAAAGAGTAATTTGAGAGGTGACTTGTCTAATTCTTTCAATGTGTTAGTCTCAGTTGAAAGTAATCAGAATTCTTGTGTTTCTCCAGATACTCCAACTTCCAAGAAAGAAAGCGAAACTAGAGATGAAAACAAGGAGTTAAAGTTCTCAACCAAGGAAAACGAGACGAATATTGATCGGAATATAGAAGCTACAAAATTCGGTCAAGTTTATTCTGTTCCGCCACAAAATATCGATATGGAGGCTGAGCAATCTTCCATGCAGAAGCAAATAGTTGACATGTATATGAGAAGTATGCATCAATTCACGGAGTCCTTGGCGAAAATGAAGCTACCAATGGACCTTGATCACAAACATGATAATCAAAATCAAGGTGAtgtaattcaaaatcataaggATAACAAATTAGAGACcgataagaagaaaaatgacGGGTCGCGCGTGTTTTATGGTAGTCGAGCGTTCTTCTAGTTACCTCATATAACTATTTTTGTTATAACAAGATATGCAAGTTTAGTTTATTGTGACTTCAGGTAACACAATTTATATTCCTTGGTGATATTTATGACAGGTTTTAGTTAATCCTATGTTGTTTAACCTCCTCTTTTGTTAATGGAAGCAATCTTCTATTGTGCTGCAACATTGTATTGTGTCCAGATAGAAGACCTTCATGACTATTTAATAATTACATGTTTCTTTCTTGTGTGATAATGGTAATGCTTTTGTAAGTTTCCTGTGCCATTGATAACAATGAGAATTTtgagatgtttttattttctatgtactaaaaatcactaaattcattgAGTGTTAGTAATGATAGCCTTAGTATAAATCATTTGTGGTGAAATAAATTGCAAGAAAGTAGTTATTGGTATAGAAATGAAGGATTAGAGTTGATATAGAATCAAAAGCTCtgatatttatttaaactactccctccggtcactattataagaaaaatcaactttttaagttcattcattaaataatgtatttagtctatattattgaccaaatacatcatttaacgaatgaacctaaaaagttgatttttgcttataatagtgaccggagggagtataattaaTGTCGATAATAGACATAGTAAGCACAAAGATCACGTTGTTAAGGCTACTTGTATAGGTTTTCTAGAAAGCATATCAGAGGTTTTAAAATCTTACTTGCAATCAATATAGTGTGACACAAGTGATAGATATTACTTGGGCTTTTAACCATTTGGTCTAGGATTCAATCCTAAGCCGTTGCGTATGGAAAAACATTACCTAAGAGAAATCAATCTCTTAAATGGCTCTCAATTACTTCAACGGAAGTAATCCCCACGGTTGCACGcggatgataaaaaaaaaacatacatgcTTTTTGAATGTTCTATTATATGCTTTATTTTATGTAATGACCGATAAACCTTATTTGAGGAAAACTTGTTACAACCCTTAAACTACTTTGATAATAGTTTActtttttgttgtaatttagaTGTCCCCGCATGTAATCGTAAAGAATAATCTTTTAAGTTAGGTTAGAACCATAATGCACGACAAAACTTTACCTTAGAagttgtaaatatttttatggtTGGATTCCAATACATGATCACTTCTTAACttgataaataacatttattattgttaattcTTTTCAGCcaatttatcaaattaaaagGTTCTTTTGTCTTAAAGAAGCATCCTATCTACACAAATCGTAAATATGTGAATAGCTTTCTTTTGGGACAAAAAGGGGTCcaatgtcattatcaaaagTTGAGAAATCAGAGCCGGAATCTGTACATTACATTGCAGATCTGGTCAGTGGTAGGGTAAGTTGGTACCAATTCTGTCAACAAAATTTGCAAAAGATTTTAAAACGAGTgaaagaaatgtaattaatgaAAGGGGGAAAAGGAAACCAAACCTTAGGAATCGCAAGAGCTAAGTAAATTGCaaaaattttgtcttttaagttataaatttgtacttttttatttttttttatttttaaattacaaagaTTTGTACTTTGTCCTGTGCTAAAAGCCCAATTATGCATTTGTACTTCCCACATATCTATTCtctaattattaaatataatatctaccaaaaatacaatcttattcctttttaattttttggcacgtcatcaaaattatatttatgtattttgcTTCAATTTCCCtcgatttttttctctcttaaaaacaaattaaaacaaactcacTCGATAAAACACaccaacttattttttttttaaataacaaacaaacttaatctcaatctcaatcaaaacaaacttttatatgatttaactTATAAATATCTAAAgagttaaaaataatttacaatttattatttttctctaatTATGAAAGTTAATGACCAGTAAAAACACAATTTTGtaccattttaatattttgacacCTCAacatatatttacatttttgtgtcttttataacaaaagatccTATTTAGGctttgattagggtgttagtcTTTATGATTATGCTGGATTTATTATGTTATTGAGATTTTACCTATATGTCGGGATTTGaagattttatatgatgatgtatgtTGATtccataacatgtatattttggAGATGTATGTTTATATCCGTTGCGACTGTTGAAGaattttatatatgcatgttgtttgGAAACCTTTTGAagacgtagcgtctatttcttgaataattgaattattcgcgtgttttatcgccTTAATAGAAGTGGGGCGTTACACTCTGCACACCATAACATGATTTTCTTCTGTCAAACCCATGGGCTCAGCTATAACCATAAACCCACAATTCTCATCGCCTTTATAacatccataattttctcaataaaTGGTCTCATGAATTTCGACATGTAATGAATAGGACTTGATGGATCATAAGGAGTTAGAACCAAGATAGGATTTGGAACCCAAGCAGGCGTTGGAACCGAGGAGCGTGGTTAATTGCCTATACGAGTACGCGCACCTTTTCTTTTAGGTAGTGAAGACGtttttttggtgaagattgACTATCCAAAAACTGAGAATCAACACGCTCCCACAAAGATGGGATCCGACTAGTCGATGCCTCATTTGGTTTAGATTTGACTTTTTTTCTTGACTCCTTTGGTTGGTATATTTCTTGGATGTGGAGACATCATTGTGACTTCGGGAAACACTAACTAACGCAAAACCTCTTTGATTTGTAATTTCATATAGTAAGGGACTATTAAGAGACGTTCCTGAATACCACTCTACACCTCTGTggcaaaaaaaaacattcttcaTTACTTTCTTCACCCATAAATAACCTTTGCCAATGACAAGCTATCTCATCCAATCGAAAATGCTTGTTGTGACGGATTTTCATAGCAATAATGCATGCACAAGGTAGCCCATACGATGTCCTTATCTCACAaccacaatttttatt
It encodes:
- the LOC120579310 gene encoding uncharacterized protein, yielding MNSFNQSHQSSTFRYNPNSNKMNHLDDNDNDDDVEFSGFLDIYVHHAKNIHNICIYDNQDVYAKFSLTYNPDETLSTRIINKGGKNPIFNQNLRVKIVQIDAVLKCEIWMFSRSRNHLEDQLLGFALVPISEVFGKGKVTEDYSLSSTDLFHSPAGTVQLTLSLDTSFPINSTLSSKPQSGTNSSISSEVVLLDPIEYSRIEFPDINVANENQKMVCEYFNLESYGSISRPNSIGSLPFLQLSGSHQDVDCEMTMNSSDTPTSKKESETRDENKELKFSTKENETNIDRNIEATKFGQVYSVPPQNIDMEAEQSSMQKQIVDMYMRSMHQFTESLAKMKLPMDLDHKHDNQNQGDVIQNHKDNKLETDKKKNDGSRVFYGSRAFF